CTTACCTGCAGACCTAAATCCAGATTACATGCTTTATACCCTCAAGGGAAGttcttctctgtcattttctgatAATAAAGCAATGCAGAGTAATAACAGAGGAGATATGagctcttttaaaaatgaaggcaCATTTTCCAGTCACAGGGCTCCTGTTTAAACATGCATCGCAAGTTGTTTTGCCCTTGGAACCTTTTACAAACTGTGGTGGCTCACTTCTTGTGTGAGTCTCTCTCGTTGTGTCCGACAGTTTGCCCTAGAATCCAGGCTGTCTGGATTGTTTGTCATCTGGCACCCCCGTAGTGACTCTGTCATGCTGTCTTGCACCTCCTCAGATTCGTGTGAAGCCGGACAACAGTGGTGTGGTGACGGACGGTGTTAAGCACTCAATGAACCCCTTCTGTGAGATCGCTGTAGAGGAAGCGGTCAAGCTGAAGGAGAAGAACCTTATTAAGGAGGTCGTGGCTGTCAGCTGCGGGCCGCAGCAGGCACAGGTGGGTGGAATGGGGCCAGACTCTGCACCCCTGTCTTGTTTACCAATATCCTGGAGAAATGTAGTGTCGGGTGGCAGGTTGCGTAGTTTTGGAAATGCTGTTTCTAGTGGTTTGAAACTTAGAAATTTTTTTGCTAGGCTTTAGCATGATCTTTTAGTAGAATTGTGCTACAATTAAGTGTTGATTTAATGTCACAACTACTGATAAGATATATATTAGCAATTGGAGAGTAATAGTTGAAATCATGTGTCCTACCTTGCATTATCAAACAGTGCAATtggataaaaaatattttgcttatttAATGTGTCATGTGTCTACATTGCAGATATAATTATGGACTTATGTTAtcattatatactgtaatacTTATAGTACactttccatttaaataaattgttgGCATCCCATGTATATAAACTGAGAATAGTTACAACCACCAGTGACATATGACCAGGATTTCATGTCCAGAATGTTAAATTAGTCATACTGTAATTTTCAAAGGGCAAATATTAGAACCAAGTCAACGTGATAAAGGAAATTTTATGCACAGAAAAAGCAGACACAGTTACTGACACTGAGATAAATGTGATCTAAAGAACTCCCCCAAAGACAAGTTCTTTGAACCATATTCCCCCCCCAAACTCAGGAGACCATCCGTACTGCCCTTGCCATGGGGGCAGACCGTGGCATTCATGTAGAAGTAACAGGGAAAGACTATGACACCCTGGGGCCCCTGCAAGTCTCCAAGATCCTGGCTGTTTTGGCCAAGAAGGAGGACGCACAGCTCGTCATCCTTGGCAAACAGGTTAAAAATTCACTTAATATCCTCATTTAAAATCCCATCACACTTTCTGCTCTCATACTCTGAACACTCAGGTCTTGCGCTGCGGTCACCTTCATTTAATGACTTGTGTTGCTTTTAATAGGCCATCGATGATGACTGTAATCAGACTGGCCAGATGACAGCAGCCCTACTGGACTGGCCTCAGGTGAGTTCTAACGTTAATGCAGTCTTTGAATGAGtcatttaaacaggaaaaagtcaGTTTGGACTTAAAAATGGTCTGACTGAATAAGTGAGAACTGAAAATTAGATCACGCcagttgctgttttttctgttggtcTTTGCAAGTGTCAGATGTGTGACATAGTTGTGCTGATTTCAGGCTATGCCCCTGTTCAGACTGCCTTATCAAGGTTAGTGGAGACTAGTTTGAGTCGGTAAGAGCTACAATGAACCCGCACAGATCAGCAGAGCAGGTTGAAGGCCACTTGGACAGCCGGAGTTCCACCCGCTGACCAATAGATGGGGCACTGTGACGCGTTACCTCGGTGTACAGGTTGAGCAGTCTAATGCGCAGATAATAGTGTAAATCCAGACATTTTAGCCAGCTCATTTCCAAAGTTATCACCATTTTCATATCCGTTCGGTCATTTT
This sequence is a window from Xiphias gladius isolate SHS-SW01 ecotype Sanya breed wild chromosome 22, ASM1685928v1, whole genome shotgun sequence. Protein-coding genes within it:
- the etfb gene encoding electron transfer flavoprotein subunit beta; protein product: MSGRVLVGVKRVIDYAVKIRVKPDNSGVVTDGVKHSMNPFCEIAVEEAVKLKEKNLIKEVVAVSCGPQQAQETIRTALAMGADRGIHVEVTGKDYDTLGPLQVSKILAVLAKKEDAQLVILGKQAIDDDCNQTGQMTAALLDWPQGTFASEVSLEGDKVKVVREIDGGLETIMINTPAVVTADLRLNTPRYATLPNIMKAKKKKIANVKPADLGVDLTSRLEVMRVDEPPQRQAGVKVETVDDLVGKLKEAGTI